CACAGCAAAAACAGTAGCGGAtaatttcctcttcttcctggcATATTCGTTCTTCCGGCAACGACGGACCAGGGCTCGGTTCGGTGCGCAGCGTGCAAGAATACATACTAGTATTGTTCTCCCGGTGTTGGATGAGTTGGCTATTGGGATTTTGGCAGGGTCGTTTTCGAAGTTGTTTACGACGCCTCTGGCAAACATCGTTACGAGAAAGCAGACTGCTGCGTCGAGCAAGAAGGCGAGGGAGATTGCAGCACAGATTAGATCCGAAAAGGGTCTCAAGGGGTTCTGGTCGGGGTATTCGGCTACGTTGATTCTCACGCTTAATCCGTCGATTACGTTCTTCTTGAACGAGGTGCTGAAGTATACTCTTTTGCAAGGAGAAAAGCGCTCGAAACCCTCGCCAGCTACGACTTTCTTGCTTGCTGCTCTGAGCAAAGCGGCCGCATCGTCAATCACATATCCCTTCTCGATGGCCAAGACCCGAGCCCAAGTATCCGGCAATGCTAGTGTCAGCAATAAGAAAGCCACCAATGAAAAAACCCTCCTAATCCTCCTCACACCCCAAATCCTCCGAAACGTCGTCTCCATCGCCCGCAGAGAAGGCCCGACAGCCCTCTACTCCGGCCTTCCTGGTGAAGTCTTGAAAGGCTTCTTCTCGCACGGCTTCACCATGCTCGCCAAAGACGCCGTTTACTCCCTCATCGTGAAATCCTACtacctcctccttcttgttCTCCGCAAATACCCGACCCCAGAAGAACTCATCGAGCGCGCACGCGAACGAATGGAAGAGTATGCTGAGGTTGCTCATGAGGGTGCGAAGGATTTCGCAGAGAAAGCTAAGAACGGTGCCGAGGATATTGCGGAGAAAGCTAAGAATGGTGCTGAGGTGATACTGGAGTCGCAGCCGGGACATGTTGCTGTTGATGCGAGTTCGTATGTTACGCCGGGGGGTATTGAGTCGTCTTCGGCGCTTCCGAATGAGACAGCGGACTTGCTGGGGGATTATGTTGGGGGTGATGAGTGATTTCTGTAtattctgtttgtatatctATCTAGTTGCCGATCTTGTAATAAGGCTACAGCCCTGTATGTTTAGTCTTCTTAATCGCTGTCAGTCTTGCCTGGACCGTGTATTTTTTGCATCCCAGCCTCGTAACAAAATAGTTAACTATGACTCCCTCCATCACTCAAAAACGCTACCGTTGTTGCAGATCGTCCCACTCATTCAGAACTGTTGTAAAAACGCCAGAGCTTAGAAAGGAGATTTTGCTGAagtcttttctccccttccaAGCCACATATCTGTGCTGTTTTCAATAGAGATATTCCATCCGCCAAACCGAGTTATGCCGTTGAATTGCTATGGCATATTGCATACCTGGAACAAGACCACCACATCCTTGTTCGGAGAGAGTATTGATGTCTTtatggttttttttttttttttatctatCTAGAGAGCTGAAGGGTGTACCTGGTGCTTTTCTTACTGCGTTAGCTGGGATCAAGTTAGACGGGGGCCGGGTGCAGTACATATTCTTACGTTTGACACATTGTTACCAACCTCACTAGGTCTTTCCCTTCTGAGGTAATCGTACCAGTCTTGACCGTTGTTGCAAGCTTCATGATGCGTTTTGCTATCATATCGAGTGACCTTCTCTAAGGGAAATTCCGCAGTTGTATGGGAATCGCTGTCAACGATGGTCCAGCCTTTAGCTCCTACGCCAGCCCTGTGTTACATGAGTTGCTAGAGTAGAAATACGTTGTTTTCCCGCAGTCCTTCTGTTAATTACCGGCGCATAGCCGCTGCAACTGCCGTTCTCATAGAATGCATACCTGTACCTTCATGGACTGGCTgaatggagaagaaaaacagaTAAAGGCATGTTAATttctgtcacgggctcggaatagtagataataacgaaatgatattcctatctaaactattgtagccatcgacgagaatatcgaatctgaagaagaaaagaaaaggaagaagagtctatttacacaaagaagccttatatatggttgtgtgtggcctcgctaagcagctgtttgtctcgattgctttcatggcattgtttgccatgttgacaatgaatgttcatgaaggcactgagctgagccgtcacaattTCAGCCACTGCAGTTCATTTAAACGGAGATGAACGAATCAGCAGATACCTTGGCTTCCTGTAACTCTCTCAATGTCATTTTTTCTATTCATCAAATAGATGGAAGTTCACTGGCATAGTGGCTAATACCCCGTCTATCCCTGTTTCCATatttgtgacggcctggtcacgttggttgattatcacgtgaggtgtggttgtttgctttattgctttgttgataaatatggcgttacctcctttcttccttcctcatgttgattattctcgtcgatagctacctaggtagaacccatgagttggacgttccatcatcctagtagagcgccgtgacataataatcaacatcctccttttataccttagggagagaaataccaaaggcttctcccttcaagggattcgctggtgccgcagttcgggagctggccaggctataacagtgtctccattcaagtttccatcctcaagttcatcctcaagtcaagtcaagcgctgcttcagttaagtttctagagctcaggactgaaacttctgttgttggcatattcaagttcaactttcaagaagtccagtggttgcgactatgctggcaccccttcaagttctcaagacttaagtttttcaagattcaagctcacgatccctttcttaaagatcatggacccctttcaagaactccgaaacgaattttcttctacgatccgcgccctccagaatgaaatcgaatccgtcaaaaatgaacccaaaccacttcaacgaccaaagccatgcctccctgatcccgagaaattcaatggccaatctttgaagtttgatacctggcttgcttcgatgaaggctaagcttaggattgatgctccagctattggtgatgcagtggctcagttctactatgtctatctgaatctggaaagcaaagtccaagctctagttcttccccagttatcttatgcagaagacaccaacacctgggattacaacaccatccttgatcaactatctctggtttatgacaaccccaacaaggttcaagaagctgaagattatctactagtcctaaagcaggatagtggtgaatctgtggcagcctacatcgccaagtttgagaggattctttatgaggcaaagggcaaagattggcctgatgtcaccaagatttcagcgttcaggaaaggcctcaatcctactctccgaggacgtctcaaccagcagttgaatcttccaaaatcatacactgatttccttcgtgtggttcaacaattgggaagtcattctttcagctcaaattccaccaatgtttcccactctcaatcacaccaatctggctctcacaccaagtctgatcctatggacctcagcgtcatcaatatcaactccctgtcagcagcgtccacctccctagatgaaaggaacagacgacgacaacaaggatcctgtgtgagatgtggctcctctgatcattgggtgaaggattgttccatgaaggcacacaaggaatccaataaaatatggaaccagcagatgattgcaaggttagaggcaaaccgtcttgatgaccttaatgatctcgatgattgatttttggagatgtttggacatgttcatgtgtttttctttttcaagtgtctcatgtattgttgccttctcatgttttcttacctgtgggttgaccatgacattgaggacaatgcctattgaagccggggggtaatgtgacggcctggtcacgttggttgattatcacgtgaggtgtggttgtttgctttattgctttgttgataaatatggcgttacctcctttcttccttcctcatgttgattattctcgtcgatagctacctaggtagaacccatgagttggacgttccatcatcctagtagagcgccgtgacaataTTCAGCCTcgattctttcttttctgtttcatcGTCCCGCAAAATCCCAGTGCTATGGGCTGACCATCAGAGGTATTATAAACGCGCGTCTTGTCACGAGTCTTCAACAATCCTATCACCTGAATAAAGGGCTTTGTAACAGCCTATTTCCTGCAAGTATCCGGCGTTCAATCAGTGtccaaaagcaaaacaggaCCCGCCATGCGCCCAGATTTCAAGAGTGGCATGGTCGCTTTAAGAGCTTAGAAGCGACAGGGCAACTAGGCGGACATAGAGACAGCTGATATTATTCATTGCTTGTCCAGCATGTTACCAAATCCGATTTCAGACTGGATGTTGTTAGGGACACAATTTGGATATACCCCTGCACCTTCAGCTCCAGCACCCACACTTGCATCACCACCCACGTCGGTAGATAGAAAACCGCAGAAATACCAGGACTCCATGGAATCTTCAGGGACCAGATTCAGGTTTCAACGGAATTTGAGTGCCTCTCGACTGATTGGACCACAGAGCCAGTCGATGCAGTGGTTCTCGCGTGCAGGTCAATATATTGAGTCCACGACTCTTTTGGCCTTCGATTGATCTAATAGCATGGCTCTTTTTGCGTATTCATAGACTAGTAGGTGAAATTTCGAGAATCAAAATATCACGTGGTGTCAATGAAGTCTCCTGGCGAGGGAACGACAGAAGACAGGCTTTCGAGGATCAGGGGCTTCTTGACATGCTTCCAGACCAAAGACCACTACAACGCAACATTCAACAAATGTGCTGATTTAGTCGCTTTTCAGACCATCTCTCTAACATGGGGGTATCCCAAGAGGAAATTAAACTGCAGCTCGCAAAATTCTTCGAGCCGTCGAATGCTTGTTTATCTTTGGTCACTTTATCCGGCCTTTCTGGTAGTATACAGTATGGGTCGTTGTCCCACGATTCCATGTAGTAAGTTTCTTGTAGATATCTACCTCAGGAGAGTTAAACCTGGGGTCCATCCATGAGATAGTTGACTCATACATTGCCCATTTCTTGATGCCGGAAAACGTCGCTCTGCTGTTTTTCGAACAAAGACATAGTACCTGGCAGGGGTTACGGAAAATGATCTGGTTTCATTATAAATATAGAGTTATGTATGGATATAGCGCCCATGTCAATGCAGTACCCGAATCACGACTCCATTCGCAGAGATGAGACCCGGACAGTCCATTATCGACCCTTTCTGTCTGTCATTAACCAGCTATATCGAGTCCATCACCGTGCGCACCCTCGGACCTCTTTGAGGGGCCCATTCGGTGACGAGCGGGGATATGTCTCGTCCCCGAGAACCTAGCGTAGCGTCCAGTCCCTCGATGATTCTCCAGCGATCCGAGTTATCCAATGTTCTATTCCTTGAACACAACAGCCAATGTCATGCTTAGCAATGCCGAACTCCAAGAGCCCCCCTCTAGTAAGCGCCCGCAAGGCACACAGGGCAGATAATCTCAGTTGAGTATGGAGCGGAGGCCAAATCGAAGTTACTAGGAATATTTCCGAATAATGCGCCATGTGAGCAGGTCAGGCGAATAGTAGACAAAGCAGTGTGCCTTGGTAAGCCCCGCGCAGTGATGATCCCTGTGATCTTATGCATGCGACTATCGGGTATTAGATGCATCGGAGAATAAACCACATGAATAGAAGCAATTACATGAACTGTTCCTATATATTgtgttgtactctgtagaagACCAACCGATAGTATGAATTGTCTACGGACTAATGGAGAGTGAAAAAATCGTGTACTTTGTAGACAACTCGCTTAGCCGATCCCGTGACTCTAGGCGTTTTTACTACTagttactccgtacagtagTTATACTTGTCAACCTCGCGACTCCAACATATAATTGTTTTTTGCGCTAAATAATTGTTTGGGGCCATCTAAGGCAAAATGAGAACGAAAATGCCCCTACCATACTACGCCTTGCTATACCCTATGCTTACGCTTATTTTTGTATTTACTCTATTCTTC
This sequence is a window from Aspergillus chevalieri M1 DNA, chromosome 5, nearly complete sequence. Protein-coding genes within it:
- a CDS encoding putative mitochondrial carrier protein (COG:C;~EggNog:ENOG410PNDX;~InterPro:IPR018108,IPR023395;~PFAM:PF00153;~TransMembrane:3 (o45-69i216-236o256-276i)), with the protein product MAEYHLSYESELDTFQLYYRYNEPPKEDWRTAALRGPALPALGNALAGAMGSAVSNVATYPLSVIVARLQTRRQNRANKSDNNEKENEDEDEEEDTSIISAAKELYQKGGLKAFYPGLAQDTAKTVADNFLFFLAYSFFRQRRTRARFGAQRARIHTSIVLPVLDELAIGILAGSFSKLFTTPLANIVTRKQTAASSKKAREIAAQIRSEKGLKGFWSGYSATLILTLNPSITFFLNEVLKYTLLQGEKRSKPSPATTFLLAALSKAAASSITYPFSMAKTRAQVSGNASVSNKKATNEKTLLILLTPQILRNVVSIARREGPTALYSGLPGEVLKGFFSHGFTMLAKDAVYSLIVKSYYLLLLVLRKYPTPEELIERARERMEEYAEVAHEGAKDFAEKAKNGAEDIAEKAKNGAEVILESQPGHVAVDASSYVTPGGIESSSALPNETADLLGDYVGGDE